The genomic interval CTGATTCTCCAGCCAATGTTAGCTGCAGGGAATAATCCGAACTGCTGATTTTTACCGAACCTCGAAGATCCATCGTAGCGGAGCGTCACTGAGGCCAGGTATTTGTCGGCTAAATTGTAGTTGACTTTTCCAAAGTAGGACAATAATTGATAGCCGGTTCTGCTGCCTCCCGAACTCGCTGTGCCGGTTCCGGCATCCAGTTGAAAAAAGTCAAAATCCTGGGTGGCAAAATCTTCTTTCCTGGCAACCGTCGTTTTGTAATCTTCTTTTACGGTTTCTAGTCCCACCAGAAAATTGAGTGAATTAGCCCCCAACTGAAGGTTATAATCTGCAGTATTAGTCCAGGTCAGGTTGGTACGTTCGCCATGAAACACACTGAGCCTATTTACACTCTGGGTCAGAAATCCTTCTGTATATTTTTCTTGAATCCACCAGTTATTGGAAAAAGTATAATCCAAGCCGATACTTGATCTTAAAGTAAAATTGTCGAAAGGAATTAATTCGGCATATACATTTCCAAACAGGATCAGGTTATTGTCTTTATTATTGCGGTTGATATACATCATGTGCAGCGGATTATTCCGGTCGCTCATTCCAGATCCCAAGGGGCCAGCCCACGTACCATCGGTTCTGTATACCGGCAAAATGGGGTTCTGATAGGTTGCCAGATAATCCATTCCTGCGCCACCCAGATCCGTTGGTTCGGGAGTTTCCCTGGTTTTGGCAATGTTCAGGTTCTGGCCGATCCGGAACCGGTTGTTGAACATTTTATGCGAGGTATTGAGCCTCATGTTCATTTTAGAAAAATTTGAATACTCTTTAACCCCCTTATTATGCAAATACCCGAACTGTAACAAAGCAGATGTTGACTCACTTCCTCCGGATAAAGTCAGGTTATTGTTGGTTACAAAACCAGTGCGGTATACTACATCCTGCCAGTCGGTTCCCGGAACCTGAGCCGGAGTCAGGGAAGAAGGATCTCCGCCTATCCATTGTACCGGCGTAACATTGTTTAACACCGCATTTGCTCCTGTTCCTGTATAATCAAATGCATATAAAGCGCTGTGAATGGAAGGATCAGTGCCGTCGTTGATAGAAGCCTGCCAAAGCGCCCTGCCTCTTTCTATAGTATTGGCCGCATCAATTTTTCCGAAACGGTTCTGAAAAGAAGCCGATGAACTCAGTTGTACCTTGAGTTTGCCTTTTCCCTGTTTGGTGGTGATAATAATTACGCCGTTAGAAGCCCTGGCACCATAAATAGAGGCAGCTGATGCATCTTTTAATACCTGAATAGATTCAATGGCATTAGGATCAATATTTTGGAGTGGAGAAACATTTTTAGTCGTCGAACCATTGGCAGCACCCCGGCCTGAAATTACATCGTTGGCGGTTGTAGGAACCCCATCTATGATATACAGTGGAGAATTATCCCCTAATGTATTTAGACCCCGGATCAATACCTGCCCAGTCTGGCCACTGGGTTGCCCGCTGGATTCAATGTATAATCCCGGCACTCTTCCTTGCAAGGTCTGCAATACATTGGGCCTGGGAATGTCTCTCACTTTGTTAAGATCTACTACTGCCACCGCACCCGTTAAATCAGACTTTTTTTCTGTACCATATCCGGTAACTACTACTTCTGATAAGGTTTGCACATCGGCCTGAAGTACTACATCTATGGTGGATTGATTACCCACTGGAACTTCTTTTCCGAAATAACCAATAAATGAAATGATCAGCACATCCTGTGCAGAAGAAATGCCTAGGGAATACCCTCCATTAGAATCAGAGGTAGTTCCTGAAGTAGTGCCTTTCACAATGATATTTGCCCCTGGAAGCGGATTTCCCTGTTCATCTTTAATGGTACCGCTCACAGTCCGTAGCTGCGCCAGACTCACCTGTGCCAGTAAAAGCAGACACACCATGAGAAGCACCCTGCTCATACGCCTGTGGTTAAGTAAAATATTCCTTTTCATATTTATTAGATTTTGGTTGGGGTGATTAAATAGTTTTATGGATACTTTACATTTTGTTTACATTATATTTATTAAAACTAACATTTAAGTGTACTAAAGTATATATTTGATTTACATTTGCAATAGAATAAGTAAAATATTTTATAGAAAAATACAAAATAGAACTTTTTTAAGCCGAAAAATTAGATTTTTTGTAGGAAATATATGTAAATGTAAAGTATATGTAAATATTTTTGGCTTTTAATATTCTTTACATTTTATTTACATTTAATTAATAATTTTGAAAGAACTTAATTCATATAATGAGCGCCAAAAAGGTTACAGAAACAATTGCCAGATTCAGGAATGATATTTTAAATGGGACTCTTCCCTTTGGAAGTTTGCTTCCTTCCGAAAAGGAACTCGCTGCCGAAATGCAGGTTTCCCGGCCTACCGTAGCTAAAGTCTACAATGCTTTACAAAAAGAGGGCTTGCTGAAAAAAACACCTGGGCAAGGAACTACCGTGGTATTTAATGGGGAAAGAAAAAAATACACCTTTGGCTTATTATTGCCTGGGGCAGGAGAGTCAGAAATTTTTGGTGCCATTCATGATCATTTCCTGGCCATAGAAAAGGAAAAAGAGCCAAAATTTTTGTGGGAAGGGGCGATTGCCAACCATGCGCAGGTCAGGCAAAATTCTATCATTAAAATATGTGAAAGGTATATTGAAGAAAACGTGAGTGGTGTTTTCTTTGCGCCTTTAGAAAGAACAGAAAATGCAGCAGGGGTGAATAAAAAGGTTTGCGAACTATTTGACAAAGAAAATATTCCGGTCATTTTAATTGACAGAGATATATACTCGTTTCCCGAACGCAGCCAGTATCCTGTAATTGGCCTGGATAACTTCAACGCCGGGTATATAATGACCAAGCACCTAATAGAATCCGGATGTGAGAAAATATACTTTTGTTACCGCAAAGACTCCGCCAGTAGCATTTACAAACGGATTGCCGGCTGCAATAGTGCCTGTTTTGATGCCGGTATTCCTTTTAGCAGAGAACATATTATGGTAGGAGAGCCTGCTGATTTAAACTTCGTCAGAAAGATGAAAATCGTACCCAAAAAGACTGGCGTATTATGTGCCAATGATTCAACGGCAGCTGTGATCATGTCTAGTTTTAAGCAGATTGGTATCCTTGTTTCCCGGCATGTGTTGGTAGCTGGTTACGATGATATGAAGTATGGGAAAGTATTACAACCCTCGCTTACTACTTATCAACAGCCACTGTTCGAAATTGTAACCATCAGCTACGAGATGATGCTGAACAGGCTTGTAACGCAACATTCCATAGCTGCCAACATTAGCCTGACTGGTGAACTAATAGCCCGCGAATCAACAAAATTTGCTTGAAATAATAGGGTTAGAGGGATATATATTCTGTGAAAATCAGGACTTTAAGATCTATAATTAACGAATATACTTTCAGGGTATCTTCGTTAATTATAGATAAATTGTATTGCTAAACACTCTGTTGGGTACTATTTAAAGTAGTATCATTTTCTTTCCTAATAGTTAAGACCCGTGTTTTGTTTATATTAACCCTTTTCTTCTAAAAGTTTTTTCAGGCCTGTCAGCATCATGGTCCAGTTCTTTTCAGATTCCTCTTTTGCTTGTTGGGTGGCATTCTTGTCTTGTGAGAGAGAAATAAGGGTTTGTGAATCCCTGTCTGTCAATTCAATAGTAACCGTGTGATAATTTTCGGGAATATCCGGCTGTCCGGTAAGGGGACTGAAATGGCTATATTGTAGCCTGGTTTGTGGGTTAATTTGAAGTAATACTCCCTTGTCTTCATATTGTTTCCCTTTCCATTCTCCTTTCCAAACGATTTGGCTACCCTTTTTCCAGTCGGAAATAACCGTAGTGCCAAGCATATATATTTTTATCTTTTCAGGGTTTATTACTACTGACTAACGTCTATGTCTACAGTTAAATTTAGTTCATAGCGAAGCCCACATCCTCAGGCTTCAAGTCCAATTTAGCAATCTTATTTCTGATCCTTTGTACTAGTTTCATCTTTCTTTTCTGATCCATAAATAAGTATTGACTAGGCGGATTATAGGGTACATGTTTGACGATCATATTCCAGATAATGACTGCCAGCTTTCGAGCTGTGGCTGAGATAGCGGCTATTCTACCTTTTCTATAGTTGATGCGGTTGAAGAAATCTGATAGATGGGTGTCTTTGAGATTGCCTATTGTGTTGGCTGCTAACCTGAGCGCAATTTTTAAACGATTACTGCCTTTGGCAATCTTTTTACTTAATACTTTACCGCCGCTAATTTTTATATTGGGGCATAATCTGAGCCAAGAGGTGAATTGTTTGGATGTCTCAAACTTTTTGATCCCTTCACAGCCTACCTCACTCATTAGGGCAATCACTGTTGCATGACTCACTCCTTCAATGCGCATCAGGTCCACCCCATCAAAGTACTGATAAGCAAGTTGATTCAAGTCCATATTTTTTGGCGTATTCTTGTTCACCTTTTTATGCGGCTTAGCCTCCGCCTGTAAAGCTCTTTTTGTCTCATCCCCTTCAATCTGCTCAGAAAGTAGCTTTGCTATAGCTACATCACATTGCTCCATCTTTGCCTGCAGGATTTTATACAGGTCAAATTCCTGTTGTAAGCCAAACAGGTAATCTTTCCTCCCATTACTCTGCAGGGCTTTGGCGATTTCTTCCTCTGATTTACGGCAGTTACCATGACGAAAAGAGGCTAGTACTTGTGGATTGGTTTCTCCTTTACAGACAGCTTCAATGATCTGCAAACCTGTCAGTCCACAGACATCTTTGACCACTATATCTAAACGAAGATTGAGCAATCGTAGGTACTTCTGCATCTTTTGTGTGGTCATCGCAGAGGTCTCCAACAGGGAAGTGCGATGCCGGCAATAAGTTCTCAATTGTTCAGTGGCTAGGTCTGGCAGAAAACTACTACTGAGTAGCCCCAAACTATGTAGCTTCTGTATCCATTGACAATCTTGCACATCGGTTTTGCGGCCTTTGATGTTTTTGGTGAATTTACCATTGCACAGGTATACCTCTAATCCTGCTTCTTGTAGAAAGGAAAATAAACTCTGCCAGTAATTACCAGTACTTTCCATAGCTACGGTGGTAATTTGATTTGCCTTAAGCCAAGCCAGCAATTGGCTTAGATCCTCATTGTAAACGCCAAACTCTCTCACATCTTCTCGTTGTTGGCCGATAGCTACATAATGTGACCGGCTTCCTACATCAATACCGGCAGCATTGCGGTTAATGACTTCCATGGATACAGACTTGTTTTTCATGTTTCTTTACTTGATTAAGTTGAAAAAGTCCCAAGGAAATGTATCTTTGATATGAAAATATACTGATCGGGGTAGCTGATAGCTCCTCCACTGAAATCATCTCAAGCCTTTCTGTTGGAGCAGAAGGGCTTTTTACATTTCTGACCAGAATGTGTCACGGGCTGTAAACACCAGAAAAAAATTGGTCTAGCTTAGGACAAAACAAAAGTACCTACGTTAGCCCAAGAAATCAATGCTTCTTCCGGAATACCAGAATGTGTCCCAAACTTTATCAATAGATGCTCCTATTGATATTTGTACGGTTGCGATTAAATTTTTTTGGTTCATATTATACCACTGTTGATAAATGATAGATATAAGTTGAGGAGGGATTTATTACAGTACTAACAATCTTTGGCAAAGCAAGGCTGCTGGTCAATTCTACTATCCTTACGGATAAAGCAGGTATTTTTTACGCATTAGTTTATATTGACTTAGGCCGGGTTCCCAGCTTTGACGGATTTCTTTTTCAGAGGCACCGGCAATAATCTGTTTCCTGAACAAAGCATTACCAGCTAATCTTTCAATTACACCCATTTCTCTACTCAGACTGGAGTCGAAGAATTTTTCCTTGTAGGGGGAGGCCTGGTATAATTCCATCATCCATTTCAGATTAACCTGTTTGCTTTTTCTCAGTTGCTCCACATCATAGTTGCGCAGGTCCAGGCCATAACAAACCTGGTTCATAAACAGCGGCGTTTCTGCCATCCCTTTAATACTGGTAGGTGTGTAGGAAAATTCGTATTTACCTTTGAGCTCCGGACTGCCAATAACAGTAAAGGGAAAAAGGGTGCCACGGCCATGATTCAGATAGGTGCCCTCAAATAAACAGGTGGAAGGGTAGAGCATTACTGCCTGCTGGGTATTTAGATTAGGCGAGGGGCTTACCGGCAATGTATAAGCCATATCGTGGGTATAGTTGGCTACCGGAATGATCTTTAGCTTACATTTCACTTTATTTGCCAGCCAGCCTTCTCCATTGGCCATCATAGCAAATTCCCCAACGGTTAACCCATGTGACATTGGCAAAGGAAACATGCCAATGCCTGATTTGAACTTCATATCCAGAATAGGTCCGTCAATCAGGTATCCATTAGGATTAGGTCTGTCCAGAATGAGCAGTTCTTTATTATTTTCATAACAAGCCTCCATTAAGCGGGATAAGGCATTGATATTGGTATAAAAGCGACAGCCTACATCCTGCAGGTCATAAATCATGATATCCACATCGGCTAAATCTTCTTTGCTGGGTTTGTTTTTTTTACCATATAAGGAGATCACCCGAATACCTGTAGCCGGATCGGTTTCATCACCTACCACAACGCCGGCACTGGCATTGCCACGAAAACCATGTTCCGGGCCAAATACTTTTACAATAGTAATTCCCAATCTGGAAAGACTGTCTACCAAATGTGTTTTTCCGATCACAGTGGTTGGATTGGCAAGAATAGCTACCCTTTTGCCTTTCAGATAAGGCAGGTATTTTTCGGTTTGTTCGGCACCGGTTTTGATTGGCGCTGCCTTTGCGACAGCAGGGACAGGAAATGAATTTTTGCCTGGAACAAAAAGGCTCCATACCATAAACAAAGTAAAGAATACTTTCATAAGAGTGATTTTTATTGAACATCAATAGATTGAGTAACGAATGTGAAAGGAAGTATCCTATAGAATATAGCACCTTTCCATCATTTTCAATTAGTTTACTGTTTCCTTAGCCTTCCAGTTAATTTAACTATTCCTATTTTTTATGGGTAGCTGTATTATGCTACAATTTTATTGATTTGGTTTAAGTTGGTTCAATATAATATTCTAAAAGATATTTGTTAGATAATTTTATGTGGGTAAGTAGATAAAAGTTGATATTAATTTTATAAGCTGCTTAAGTATAGCAAGTAGTTTTATTTCTGTTCGAAAAACTATATTTACTTTTTAAAAGCTTTAATTGAGGCATAAAATCTAAATCTTATAACTATTACACTAAAGAAAATTGTCATTGGTAACCTATTGATCTGTATTTCTGCTTTCACTAGCTATGCTCAATCTATTTTTCAACAGCAAATTGAAGCGTTAGTTAAACAGGAAGGAGAAATCTTTATAGTGGTAAGCCACCAAAAAGCAGGTCAGACAAAATCATGTCTGGAAGAAGATGCATTAAGCAATCAAATTAGTTTTATACAAGATTCGGCTTTTGTCCAGTATGTGAATCATACTGAGTTATTTTGCGAAACCTATGTATTACATTCCCAGTTTACCTATAAGTTTAGTCTGAAAGATATAGAAGCTACCTCCTTACGACTGATAGAAAAGAAATATGATTATGGCGAGGGCAAACTTGAGCAAGGACCCGATACCTGGTATGAACTTGAGCTAATTAGCTCACATAAGAAGTTCTCTATTACAAAGGTGGATATGATCAGCAAACAAACAGAAAATATTGCTTCGGTAAACCTGCTTTTTAAAAGTAAGAACGGGGCTAAGGAGGCAATGGCTTTGTTTAAGAATGAACTCAAACGGTATGGTCTATAACATCAATGCAGGCTGATAGATGATGTTTTTATGCTTGAAATTTGTTAGCAACAGCTATTAAAAGTATTGCCTTGTGAGGGCTAACGTTGCCTTTTGTGAAGCGTATTCACCTAGCCATTAAAGAGATTAAAGTATCAGATGCAGGATCTGCTTTATTTGCCAGAGTTTTTTAAGTATTGCAAAACAATAGGAATAGATTTCATTAACCCTATTTGTGCTTTCGCCTGCTTGTGTTAGTAAAAATTTATGCTGAGGCAAGCAACTTCTGTTAGCTTATTTACATCTGTTATATCAATGTAGCTTTATTCGCTAAACAAGGATTTCTGTCCTTTGGTAGGTTAAGCTATCAGAAGATAATTACTCCTGATTTATGATTTTACCTTACACTTTATTGATAAAGATATATTTTTCTTTTTTGGCCAATTCTTAAATAAATTTCCTGTTCTAGTTAACCCTTAAAGCTCAAATACTATGAAAAAAATAATTCCATCTCTGCTAGTGATTCTATTTGCAGTAGGCTGCTTGTCTATGTCAAAGGCACAAACTCTTACAAAATCTTTGCCTGCTTTTGAAAAAGTAATTGTTAGTCCATTGATCAATCTGGTGCTCGAGCAGGGTGAGCAGGAAAGTATACGCCTGGAATATGAAGGTGTCGCTGAAGATAAAATCAATTACAATGTGGAAGGTAAAACCTTAAAGTTATATTTGGATGGGGCTAAACTAAGAGTAAAAAACCAAAGATACGACAAGGATGGATGGACCTACAACAAGGCTGACTATGAGAATGTACATATCACCGCCTATGTTACCTATAGAAAGTTGGAGGTTTTGCAAGTGAGAGGGGAAGAAACAACCATTTGTAAGAGTGCTCTGATCCAGCCTGCTTTTAAACTGAAAGTATTCGGTGAATCAAAGGTAACCCTGATCGCCCTTGAAACTAATAGGCTAAAAGTGTCTTTATATGGGCAAAATCAAATAAAGATTCAAAGCGGAAGTAGCGATCATCAACGCTATTGGGTATATGGAGAAAATAAAATTGACAGTGAAAAGTTAGTAGGTAAAAAAACAACTACCACCTCTTTTGGCGAGAGTACACTCTATGTGCATGCTTCCCAGCAACTACTCGTAACGGCCCTGGGCGAATCAGATATTGTGCACAGGGGAGGAGCACAGGTAAGTAGAAAAATAGTGTTAGGAAGCAATACTATTAGAGGTATTGAGTAAAGCGGTTCATAAAAAGAGGTAGTTTTTATAGTACTATTCATAGTGCATCTAACTATAGAGATTCATCAAGATCTGTCCTTTCCCTATTCTGACTTACGAACTTATTGGCTGTAATTCATATTTAAGCGCCTTTACCGGATTTAGGTTAGCTGCTTCTATGATTTGATATTACCTTTGGCAAGCTCATCAAAGCAGGTTAAGAAGCATTCCATGTTGGAAAATATATACTTTTCGTTGCTGTTCGTAAGCTTTTATATGAACAGCAACGGAAAGATATTTACCACAGAAAACAACTGTATTTTTCCTAACATCGCTTTCCACCTAATACTACTTACAACATCACCGGTTGGCCGGTCCGTACCGACTCATCACAGGCAAAAGCAATGCGCAAACTATTGAGGGCATCCTCTAAATGGTCTCTCAGATCAAGGTCTTTGCGGATGGCTTCCAGAAAGTAGCGCTGTTCCCGATTGCACAGCTCCTGATGGTCAGGCTCATCTTGCATATCAATCCAGGTATCTTGTTGCACAAACTGGTTATTGGCACTCAACTCAGCATGGTGGATTCGTAAGGATTCGGTTTTGGTATGAGAGTCCACGTTGTCCGACTTTCCTGTCCCTGCCGCCTGTTTGGCTACAATAGAAACACACCCCTTGGGGCCAATCACATCTTTAACAAAAAAAGCAGTTTCGCTCATCATCGGTCCCCAGCCAGCTTCATACCACCCTACCGAACCGTTGGCAAAACGAATCTGCAACTGTCCATAATTATAGTTTCCTGCCGGAATATCCTCAGTCAGGCGTGCGCCAATGGCATTTACCTGGATAGGCTTGGAACGGGTCATCTGACACATCACATCTATGTAATGTACGCCGCAATCTACAATAGGACTCAGGCTTTTCATCAGGTTGCGGTGCACGTTCCACATCTGGCCATGGCTCTGCTGATTAAGGTTCATGCGCATAACCAGGGGAGTGCCAAGCTCTTGCGCTACTTCCACAAACTTAGCCCAAGAGGGATGATGACGGAGAATATAGCCTACGACTACTTTTTTATTGGCATTTTGTGCTGCGGCAATTACCCGCCGGGCACCTTCAACGGTAGCAGCCAGAGGTTTTTCAATAAAGACATGACAACCTTTTTCAAGGGCTTGCACAGCAAAGGCTTCATGGGTATCCGGATAGGTGGAGATACATACTGCATCCGGGCGGGTAATTTGTAGAGCAGCAGTGAAATCATCGAACAAGTCATAGTTGCCACCCAGGCGTTGATTGAGAATGGATTTGCTTGTTCCGGTAGATACAAGCCCGCAGATCTCAAATTCGTCCAGTAAGCTATAAGCCACTGCATGTGATGCACCCATATTGCCGCAACCAACTACCAATACCCGCAAGGGTTGAGGAGTATTTGTCATATAATGTATAATTTATTCAAAGAAATAGAAGATGCTGGCAAATATAGCCTTTTTAGCTAATACTTAGCTCTACAGAAATAGTCGGCCTGAACGGGGGTGGTAAATTAGTTGGGGTATTTCGCAGCAAGCGGAAGCCAGAATAATTTTACATAATTCCATTAGTGAAAATGTATAAAATATGCGAATCAGGAGTATAAAATAAAAAAACAGATGTAGAGTAAACAGGGTTTAAGTTTTATGCACGAACTTAAACTAATCCAATTATACTGCTACATCTGTGAAGAGTATAATCAATTTCTGCGTTGGAATGTTCAACGTTTTAGTAAAAATAATTTTGAAGGGCAAATCAGTGATGAAGAAATCCTGACTATTTACCTGTTTTGTTTATGCTATGAAGAAAAATATAAAATCAAATCCATGCATCAGCATATAGAAAAATACTGGCATAGTTGGTTTCCAAACCTGCCTGCTTATCAGACTTTTAATCATAGAATTAATCGTTTGGCAGCCGCTTTTACTTACTTGACCCAAAGACTGACACAGGCTTTTTATTTACCTGCTGACTGCCTTACCATTGTGCTGGGCGATTCCATGCCTATTCTTACCTGCTCTCACAAAAGAAGTGGAAAAGTAGCCACCCCATTAACAAACAAAGCCTATTGTGCAACCAAAAACATGCATTATTATGGAGTCAAACTCCATACCTTAGCCTTAAAAAGAGCCCATACCCTGCCTTTCCCCTGCTTTTTAGCTATCACCCCCGCCTCAGTCCATGATTTGACGGCCCTGCGGAGTGTGTTGGAAAAAAGCTATGCCCATATGAGTGTTCTAGATAAAGCCTATTGTGATAAAGAATTACAACAACACATGCTTGCCAAGGGCAATACACTGCTCACGCCAATGAAAGAAAAAAAAGGGATGCCACTCATCGTTAAACAATTTGATCAGGCGTATCAGGATTTAACCAACACTGCCCTTGCTAAAATAAGGCAGCCTATTGAATCTCTTTTTAGTTGGATACAAGAGAAAACTTATATACAAAATGCTTCCAAAGTACGTTCCCAAGAAGGCTTGATGGTGCATGTGTTTGGTCGTTTAGCCGCTGCGCTGATGATGCTTTCCGGATTGTAACCCCTGATTCGCATAAAATGCCAAATTCAAATACTGAAGCTGTTTAGGATAAAGAAAAAGATTTCCAAAGAAGTGCGAATTTTGTGTTGCAAAGCATAAAACTCACACTCCAATGAAAATCTTAGATAAAGATAACATAGACAGATATATATTAGCAAATCTTTCAGTAGGAGAAACAGGCAAAGCATGTAGCAAAGAATTGATGAGAGAAGTAGTAGCATTGATTTTATACCGCTTAAAAACAGGTTGCCAATTGAGAATGCTGCCTCTACAGCAGTTTTTTACTACAGAAAGCTTAAGCTGGCAAGGCACTTATTATCATTTTAATGAATGGGTCAAAGATGGTTCCTGGAGTAAATTATGGATTGCTATTCTGTCTGCTCATAAAGATAAACTGGATTTGTCAAGCATGCAGTTGGACGGCAGTCACACCCCTTGTAAATAAGGTGGAGAGGCGACAGGCTATCAGGCAAGAAAAAAGACAACAACCACTAACAGTTTATTTTTAGTTGATAACGGAACCGATGCACAAGCACGTGGCAGGTCCAGGAAACATGCTAGCTTGTGCTACACCACAAGAAGGTCAGCATCATGATTTATTCCATGATTTATTCAATATTCAAACCCTGTTTGAAGAGCTTTGTGAGATGCTTATCAAGGCAGGCATTGACTTGAAATGCCTATTTTTAAATGCCGATCCAGGCTTTGACTCACAAGAACTAAGAAAGATATGTAAAGAAAAACAGATTGAGGCTAACATAGCCCTTAATTCCAGAAATAGTGTATCACAAAGGGAAGAGTATGTATACTTTGATGAAGAGCTATATAAATGCAGAACAGTTATTGAACATGCCAATGCTTGGAGAATT from Rhodocytophaga rosea carries:
- a CDS encoding transposase codes for the protein MHELKLIQLYCYICEEYNQFLRWNVQRFSKNNFEGQISDEEILTIYLFCLCYEEKYKIKSMHQHIEKYWHSWFPNLPAYQTFNHRINRLAAAFTYLTQRLTQAFYLPADCLTIVLGDSMPILTCSHKRSGKVATPLTNKAYCATKNMHYYGVKLHTLALKRAHTLPFPCFLAITPASVHDLTALRSVLEKSYAHMSVLDKAYCDKELQQHMLAKGNTLLTPMKEKKGMPLIVKQFDQAYQDLTNTALAKIRQPIESLFSWIQEKTYIQNASKVRSQEGLMVHVFGRLAAALMMLSGL
- a CDS encoding transposase, which codes for MKILDKDNIDRYILANLSVGETGKACSKELMREVVALILYRLKTGCQLRMLPLQQFFTTESLSWQGTYYHFNEWVKDGSWSKLWIAILSAHKDKLDLSSMQLDGSHTPCK